TAACTCAGACTTTACTAGGGAATATGGTTACAGAATCTACTTGTGGCCGTTGTTGTGGTATGGGGAAACAGATCAAGACACCTTGTAGCAACTGCCAAGGGCAAGGCAGAAAGTTAATGGAGGACCTTATTACCTTTGAGGTACCGGCAGGCGTAAGAAAAGGTATAGAGCTTACCCTACGCAACAAGGGGAATGTTCCACCGCGTGGCGGAATGCCAGGCAATTTAATTATTCAGGTGGATGAGGAGGAAGATGACTATTTAAAACGGGAAGGGAATAACATTTGCTATACGTTGCACATCAGTTTTGTAGATGCAGTGTTAGGTTGTGAAATGGAAGTTCCCACTTTATATGGCAGTGTTCGGGTAAAAATTCCAATGGGGACACAAAGTGGGAAAGTACTTAAGTTAGGTGGGAAAGGAGTTCCCAATATAGATGGCTATGGTTTTAAAGGAGATCAGTTGATTTTTGTACAGGTTTGGACCCCGCAAGAATTAACCAAAGAAGAAAAAGAGCTCTTGCTTTCCCTTCGGCATGCGCCTAACTTTATACCCAAGCCCAGTAAGAAGGAACAAAGTTTTTTTGAGCGAATTAAGTCTTTTTTTCAAGGGTAAGCTATACAAACAGCTCTTTTTATAGCAACCATTACGATGAGTCAATTTATAGTTTCTGCGCGGAGATACCGTCCTACTCATTTTAAGGATATTATGGGGCAATCCCATATAACTACTACTTTACAGAATGCCCTAGCGTATGGAAAGCTCGCTCATGCTTTTCTTTTTTGCGGTCCACGCGGTGTAGGAAAAACGACCTGTGCACGTATTCTAGCCAAAGCAATCAACTGTCTACACATTACAGAAGAGCGGGAACCTTGCAACGATTGTAGGCATTGTGTAAGCTTTAGCAGTAGTAATCCTATGAATATCTATGAATTAGATGCCGCTTCTAACAATGCAGTAGAGGATATTCGCGAATTAGTGGATCAAGTACGCTATGTTCCCCAGATGGGCAAATATAAGATATACATTATAGATGAGGTCCATATGTTATCTAATGCAGCCTTTAATGCCTTTCTTAAAACATTGGAAGAGCCTCCTAGTTACGTTTTATTTATATTGGCTACTACAGAACGGCATAAAGTGCTTCCTACTATTCTATCACGTTGTCAAATATTTAATTTTAATAGTATCAAAATAGAGGCTATTGCTGATCAGTTAGCATCCATAGCTATGCAAGAATCTATTGCCTATGAAATGGCTGCCTTACAACTTATTGCACAAAAAGCGGAAGGTGCCATGCGTGATGCACTTTCCATGTTTGATATAATAGCTACAGCTACGGGTCAAAAGGAAACCATTACGTATGCTGTAGCAGCTGCTCATTTGCAACATTTGGACTATGCTTATTATTTTAAATGCACGGAAGCCTTTGTAAGGAAAGATATTCCTACGTTGCTTTCCATTTATGATGCTGTTTTACGTGCTGGGTTTAACGGACGTCATTTTTTAGTAGGGTTGGGCGAGCATTTGCGTAATTTACTAGTCTGTAGAGATCCCGTTTCGCTTCCGTTATTAGAAGTTCCTGACCCCATCAGGCCACAATATGCTGAATATGCTGCTAAATGCAGCATGCATTTTTTATTAGATGCCTTAGCGCGCCTCAATCAGTGTCTATTGCATTACCAAGCCAGTCAGCATAAGAGGCTGCATGTAGAGCTTTTTCTTATTGAGCTAGCAGCAGGCACTCCAACAGTAGTACCTGCTGGAACAGAGGGTACCCCCCAAAAAAAACAGCTTCCCTCTGAACCCAATAGGTGCAAGCAATCCGCTGCAGCGGTGCAGGAAGCGGAATCTTCTATGCCATGCAAAAAACCCTCCAGTAATCCTTTACCAGGCGATAGGGTAATGATACAAGAAGCTGTAACAGAGCGGCTTCCTACTTTAGCAGATCTCAAAAAAACATTAACCGGAACGGAAGCATTGGATACTGTTGTACAGATATCTCCTCTACAAACGAAAAAAACGCTCCCTCTATTGGGGGAAAAGGTAGCAATAGTGTTAGCTGATTATAAAGAATATCTTAAGAATAAGGGAGATTTAGCTGCCTATCAGCTTATGCGTCAGCCAATAAAAGTAGAAGGTAGGGTTATTTCTATTACATTGATTCATCCCGTTCAAGAAGCCATGCTGCAAAAGCTTAAGGGAGATCTTTTAAATTTCCTGGGTGAGGCGTTACAAGATTCTGATATAACCATTCAGGGTGTTTTGGTAGAGGAAGTTGTCCCTAAAAGGCCCTATACGGATCAGGAAAAGTTGAACTATTTAGGTAAAAAAAACGCTGCTATAGCCTTTCTACAAGAAAAATTAAGGTTAGAACTTACGTATTAGGGATGTTGCGCAAAGCATTTTAAGCAGGCGTAAAAGGTCTTTCCATATCTTTAGCCATTGATTTCAGCTGGGTAAAATGAAAATTATCTATAAATTAATGCCTAGTGCATGAAGTATTTTTGCGTAAGTGTTCGCAGCGCTCTCTTCTCTTTAGACTAAAAGTAATGCATTATTGGTTGAATACTTAAGCTCGTTTTATAATTATACGAGACAGTAGCCAGTAGGCTTCCTATTTTATAAAATAAAAAATAGTATTTTACACGGGCATGTTATAAGCAGATACCCTAACAAAAAAATTTTACTAGCTATGCTTATTAAAAACACTTTTTCTCTGTTTTTTTTAATCTTTTGTTGCATCTGTAATGTAAAGCGAAGTAAAGCCAATGTTTGGTATCAAGACAAAGCTTCGGTTTGTAGGGTAGCAGCTGTAGCCGCTCAACAATCCAATAAGGAGGCATGTGCATATGCCAAGTCTTCTTATATAGGGAAAAATAGATGGCCGGTTGCATTATGCAATAGCCAATGCTGATATAGATACTATAACAAGGTTACTTAAACAAAATGTGGATATAAATGCCTATGATGCAAATTACACTACGCCCTTACACCAAGCAGTTTATTATGGTCATATAGCAATCGTCCAACTACTCATTGATAAGGAAGCTGCTATCAATAAACAAATATTGTATAACAATTACTCATCAATACGTGGTTTTACACCGCTCCATATAGCCATATGGAAAAGGGATATAGCCATGGTAGCGTTGCTTTTAGCCAAGGGAGCTGACCCAACCATTACCACAGAAGAACAAACGTGTGGTTGCTGCGATACGCCATTACATAGAGCAGCAGCAATAGGCCAGCTAGATATTGTAAAATTATTGATAGAGAGAGGGGCTGATATAAATAGAGAGAATAAAAATGGATACACACCGCTGCATAAGGCAGTCCAAGCTGGTAATTTACTGATTGCGCAGTTGTTCATAGCTAGAGGGGCTAATGTAAACATAAGAAGGCAAGATCCATGTTGTCAGACCCCACTGACTATAGCTGCTGGGAAGGGAGACCGCATCATGGTACAATTGCTATTGGATAATGGGGCAGCTATAAATGTAATGGATTGGGATTATAGTCGTCCATTGAGTGCAGCCGCTTGTAGCGGTCATTTATCCATTGTACAGCTATTGATTGAGAAAGGAGCCGATGTCAATTTAGGTTGTAGGGATGAAGCTACCCCTTTATATAGGGCCGTTCAATATAG
Above is a window of Candidatus Cardinium hertigii DNA encoding:
- the dnaJ gene encoding molecular chaperone DnaJ, giving the protein MEKDYYSILGITKHATADEIKKAYRKIAMQYHPDKNPGNKAAEEKFKVATEAYDVLSNPRKKAKYDQFGAEGVQSGGSYEGHFYEGDLSDLFDNSPFGSFFGGGKHAGRKERYGEDLRIKIKLTLKEIANGTEKKVKVKRYMSCGTCSGSGAEGGTAMETCGACQGKGSVRKVTQTLLGNMVTESTCGRCCGMGKQIKTPCSNCQGQGRKLMEDLITFEVPAGVRKGIELTLRNKGNVPPRGGMPGNLIIQVDEEEDDYLKREGNNICYTLHISFVDAVLGCEMEVPTLYGSVRVKIPMGTQSGKVLKLGGKGVPNIDGYGFKGDQLIFVQVWTPQELTKEEKELLLSLRHAPNFIPKPSKKEQSFFERIKSFFQG
- the dnaX gene encoding DNA polymerase III subunit gamma/tau is translated as MSQFIVSARRYRPTHFKDIMGQSHITTTLQNALAYGKLAHAFLFCGPRGVGKTTCARILAKAINCLHITEEREPCNDCRHCVSFSSSNPMNIYELDAASNNAVEDIRELVDQVRYVPQMGKYKIYIIDEVHMLSNAAFNAFLKTLEEPPSYVLFILATTERHKVLPTILSRCQIFNFNSIKIEAIADQLASIAMQESIAYEMAALQLIAQKAEGAMRDALSMFDIIATATGQKETITYAVAAAHLQHLDYAYYFKCTEAFVRKDIPTLLSIYDAVLRAGFNGRHFLVGLGEHLRNLLVCRDPVSLPLLEVPDPIRPQYAEYAAKCSMHFLLDALARLNQCLLHYQASQHKRLHVELFLIELAAGTPTVVPAGTEGTPQKKQLPSEPNRCKQSAAAVQEAESSMPCKKPSSNPLPGDRVMIQEAVTERLPTLADLKKTLTGTEALDTVVQISPLQTKKTLPLLGEKVAIVLADYKEYLKNKGDLAAYQLMRQPIKVEGRVISITLIHPVQEAMLQKLKGDLLNFLGEALQDSDITIQGVLVEEVVPKRPYTDQEKLNYLGKKNAAIAFLQEKLRLELTY
- a CDS encoding ankyrin repeat domain-containing protein — encoded protein: MHYAIANADIDTITRLLKQNVDINAYDANYTTPLHQAVYYGHIAIVQLLIDKEAAINKQILYNNYSSIRGFTPLHIAIWKRDIAMVALLLAKGADPTITTEEQTCGCCDTPLHRAAAIGQLDIVKLLIERGADINRENKNGYTPLHKAVQAGNLLIAQLFIARGANVNIRRQDPCCQTPLTIAAGKGDRIMVQLLLDNGAAINVMDWDYSRPLSAAACSGHLSIVQLLIEKGADVNLGCRDEATPLYRAVQYSHSEEVIQFLIEKGATINEYLLHVAAERGHLKIVKCLLKQHCPINKTNQDGYTPLHIAAQCGHASIVTYLLNKGAD